A window of Desulfobacterales bacterium contains these coding sequences:
- a CDS encoding sigma 54-interacting transcriptional regulator: protein MAESNKNTHEAANRGRNQTHYLSAFEKSGAASIIIEPDMTIAMANAEFEKLSGYSKQEIENRMKWSAFVAPEDLERMQAYHYARRQGDEAAPAEYECRVYNRAGELRHIFMKVGMLPDGRLSIASFMDITSLKHTEKALKESEAKLRTIIEAVQGDIYICDHELRITFMNRGLIDKIGRDATGERCHEALYGLSQPCSWCSQKSVFGGGTERVEFEHPMDGRWYEAILSPIYEGGDAVSQLEALVIDITKRKREERALAERAAYLRKENVRLKSSMRERFRFGDIIGKSQPMQAVYDLILNAAATDANIIIYGESGTGKELVAKAIHENSDRQHEPFVVVNCGAIPETLLESEFFGYKKGAFTGAGRDKHGYLALADGGTLFLDELGEIGLNMQVKLLRVLEGHGYTPVGATQPQYPHIRFIGATHRKLRELVKSGGMREDFFYRIHVIPIHLPPLRERKEDLSLLVEHFRQSYPADSELPPITGEIMDAIYCYDWPGNVRELQNALHRYFTLHQFDILRSPESGQAPPPMDAPVELDTALAGYEKDLILSALENTKWHRGRAADRLGVNRRTLYKKMKKYGLDRS from the coding sequence ATGGCGGAGTCCAATAAAAATACCCATGAAGCAGCCAATCGCGGCCGGAATCAGACGCATTACCTGAGCGCATTTGAAAAATCCGGGGCGGCCTCCATTATTATCGAGCCGGATATGACCATCGCCATGGCCAATGCCGAGTTTGAGAAGCTTTCCGGCTATTCCAAGCAGGAAATCGAGAACCGCATGAAATGGTCGGCGTTTGTCGCCCCGGAGGATCTGGAGCGGATGCAGGCCTACCACTATGCCCGAAGACAAGGAGACGAAGCGGCGCCGGCCGAATATGAATGCCGGGTGTATAACCGGGCCGGTGAGCTCCGCCATATATTTATGAAGGTGGGGATGCTGCCGGATGGCAGGCTCAGCATTGCCTCGTTTATGGATATTACCTCCCTTAAGCACACGGAAAAGGCGCTTAAGGAAAGCGAGGCCAAGCTGCGTACCATCATTGAGGCGGTTCAGGGCGATATCTATATCTGTGACCATGAGCTGCGGATTACATTTATGAACCGGGGGCTCATCGACAAGATCGGCCGGGATGCCACGGGCGAGCGATGCCATGAGGCCCTGTATGGGCTGAGCCAACCATGTTCCTGGTGCAGTCAGAAGTCTGTTTTCGGCGGCGGAACCGAGCGAGTCGAATTTGAGCACCCCATGGACGGGCGCTGGTATGAGGCCATCCTTTCTCCGATATATGAGGGGGGTGATGCGGTGAGCCAGCTGGAAGCCCTGGTGATTGATATCACCAAGCGAAAGCGGGAGGAAAGGGCCCTTGCCGAGCGGGCGGCCTATTTGCGCAAGGAAAATGTGCGGCTTAAATCCTCCATGCGGGAGCGTTTCCGGTTCGGGGACATCATCGGCAAGAGCCAGCCCATGCAGGCGGTATATGACCTGATATTAAATGCCGCGGCCACAGATGCCAATATCATCATTTACGGGGAATCCGGCACCGGCAAGGAGCTAGTGGCCAAGGCGATTCACGAAAACAGCGACCGGCAGCATGAACCGTTCGTGGTGGTCAACTGCGGGGCGATCCCGGAAACACTGCTTGAAAGCGAGTTTTTTGGATATAAAAAGGGGGCCTTCACCGGCGCGGGACGGGACAAGCACGGCTATCTGGCGCTGGCAGACGGGGGCACCCTTTTTCTGGATGAACTGGGCGAGATTGGCCTTAACATGCAGGTTAAGCTGCTTCGGGTTCTTGAAGGCCATGGATATACGCCGGTCGGGGCGACCCAGCCGCAATATCCCCATATTCGGTTTATCGGGGCTACCCACCGCAAGCTTCGCGAACTGGTTAAATCCGGCGGCATGCGGGAGGATTTTTTTTACCGGATCCATGTGATCCCGATTCATCTGCCGCCCCTGCGCGAGCGCAAAGAGGACCTGTCCCTCTTGGTGGAGCATTTTCGGCAGAGCTATCCGGCGGATTCCGAGCTTCCGCCGATTACCGGAGAAATCATGGATGCCATTTACTGTTATGACTGGCCGGGCAACGTGCGGGAGCTGCAGAATGCCCTGCATCGGTATTTTACCCTGCACCAGTTTGATATCCTGAGATCGCCCGAATCCGGCCAGGCCCCGCCGCCAATGGATGCGCCGGTTGAGCTGGATACGGCGCTGGCGGGTTATGAGAAGGATCTGATCCTTTCAGCCCTTGAAAATACCAAGTGGCATCGGGGCCGGGCGGCCGACCGCCTTGGCGTCAACCGCCGCACCCTGTATAAAAAAATGAAAAAATATGGGCTTGATCGATCCTGA